DNA from Xanthomonas hyacinthi:
GCGACCACGCTGGCGATCGAGGCCAACGGCGTGTCCGACAATCCGTTGGTGTTCAGCGACACCGGCGAGGCGCTGTCCGGCGGCAACTTCCACGCCGAGCCGGTGGCCTTCGCCGCCGACATGCTGGCGCTGGCGGTGTGCGAGATCGGTTCGATCAGCGAACGCCGCGTGGCCATGCTGGTGGATCCGGCGCTGTCCGGGCTGCCGGCGTTCCTGACCCCCAAACCGGGGCTCAACTCCGGCTTCATGATCCCGCAGGTCACCGCCGCGGCGCTGGTGTCGGAGAACAAGCAGCGCGCCTACCCGGCCAGCGTCGATTCGATCCCGACCTCGGCCAATCAGGAAGACCATGTATCGATGGCCGCGCACGGCGCACGCCGGCTGCTGGCGATGGCCGAGAATGCGGCCAATGTGGTCGGCATCGAACTGCTGGCGGCCGCGCAGGGCTGCGACTTCCACGCGCCGCTGACCTCCAGCGCCGCGCTGGAAGCGGCACGCGCGCTGCTGCGCGCGCAGGTGCCGACGCTGCAGGACGACCGCTATTTCCATCCGGACATGCTGGCCGCCACGGTGCTGGTGCGCGGCGGCGCGCTGGCGGAGGCGGTGGATGTGTCCCTCCCCGATGCAACGTCCGGATCATGACCCTGTAGGAGCGGCTCTACGTGGCCTTGGGCCATCAGCCGCGACCGGGCGTTACCGGCAATGCCCGGTCGCGGCTGATGGCCCAAGGCCACGTAGAGCCGCTCCTACAAAAAACGAGGCTCTGCATGACGTCCCTACCCGACTGGCTCAGTGTCCACCGCGGCGATGCGCCACTCATCGTCAGCTTCCCGCACACCGGCACCGAGCTGCCGGAAGCGCTGGCCGATCGTTTCGTATCTTCCTGGCTGGCACGGCGCGATGCGGACTGGTGGGTGCATGAGCTGTACGCCTTCGCCCACGACATGGGCGCCACCACGCTGCGTTCGGCGGTGTCGCGCTCGGTGATCGATCTCAATCGCGATCCGAGCGGCGTCTCGCTGTACCCGGGCCAGAACAGCACCGGCCTGTGTCCGCTGACCACCTTCGACAACCAGCCGCTATACCGCGACGGTGCCGGCCCGGACGCGGCAGAGATCGCCCGCCGCCGCGACACCTGGTTCGCGCCCTACCACGCCGCATTGGCCGCAGAGATCGCCCGCCTGCGCGCGATCCACGGCACCGTAGTGGTGTACGACGCGCACTCGATCCGCTCGCAGATCCCGCACCTGTTCGACGGCGAGCTGCCGCAGTTCAACATCGGCAGCGCCGGACCCTCCGGGGCGCCCGATAGCAGTTGCGACAACGCGCTCACCGACGCGGTCGAGACCCTGTGCGCGACCAGCGGCATGCGCCATGTGCGCAACGGACGCTTCAAGGGCGGCTACATCACCCGCCATTACAGCGACATCCCCGGCGGCGTACACACGCTGCAGATGGAGCTGGCCTGCCGCGGCTACATGCACGAACCCGAGTGCGTGGACGAGCGCACCTGGCCCACGCCGCTGGACCCCGACCACGCCGCGCCGCTGCGCCACACCCTGCAGCAGGTGCTCGCGTCCTGTCTCGAATTCGCATACTCACGGAGTGCCGCATGACCCGCCTCGACCCCACCCGCACGATCCAAGCGCCCACCGGCAGCACCCTCAGCTGCAAGAGCTGGCTCACCGAAGCGCCGCTGCGCATGCTGATGAACAACCTGGATCCGGACGTGGCCGAACGCCCGCAGGAACTGGTGGTGTACGGCGGCATCGGCCGCGCCGCGCGCGACTGGGAATCCTTCGACGCGATCGTGGCCGCGCTCACGCGCCTGGACGACGACCAGACCCTGCTGGTGCAGTCCGGCAAGCCGGTCGGCGTGTTCCGCACCCACGCCGATGCGCCGCGCGTGCTGATCGCCAATTCCAACCTGGTGCCGCGCTGGGCCACCTGGGACCACTTCAACGAACTCGACAGGAAGGGCCTGGCCATGTACGGGCAGATGACCGCCGGCAGCTGGATCTACATCGGCGCGCAAGGCATCGTCCAGGGCACCTACGAGACCTTCGTCGAGATGGGCCGCCAGCACTACGCCGGCAGCCTCGCCGGCAAGTGGCTGTTCACCGGCGGTCTCGGCGGCATGGGCGGCGCGCAGCCGCTGGCCGCGGTGATGGCCGGCGCCTCGTGCCTGGCGGTGGAATGCCGCAAGAGCAGCATCGACATGCGCCTGCGCACCGGCTATCTCGACACCTGGACCGACGACCTGGACGAAGCACTGCACCTGATCGAGGAATCGTGCACGGCGAAGAAGCCGCTGTCGGTGGGCCTGCTCGGCAACGTCGCCGACGTGCTGGACGAACTGCTGGTGCGTGGGGTCAAGCCGGACCTGCTGACGGATCAGACCTCCGCGCACGACCCGGTCAACGGCTACCTGCCGCAGGGCTGGACGGTGGAAGAATGGGACGCAAAGCGCGTGTCCGCACCGAAGACGGTGGAAGCCGCCGCACGCGACTCGATGGCCAACCACATCCGCGCCATGCTTGCCTTCCACGCGCTCGGCGTGCCGACCGTGGACTACGGCAACAACCTGCGGCAGATGGCGCTGGAGGAAGGCGTCGAGAATGCCTTCGACTTCCCCGGCTTCGTCCCCGCCTACATCCGCCCGCTGTTCTGCCGCGGCATCGGCCCGTTCCGCTGGGCGGCGCTGAGCGGCGATCCGGAGGACATCGCCAGGACCGACGCCAAGGTCAAGGAACTGATCCCGGACAACCCGCACCTGCACCGCTGGCTGGACATGGCCGCCGAGAAGATCAAGTTCCAGGGCCTGCCGGCGCGCATCTGCTGGGTCGGCCTGGGCGATCGCGACCGCCTGGGCCTGGCGTTCAACGAAATGGTCGCCAACGGCGAACTGAAGGCGCCGGTGGTGATCGGCCGCGACCATCTGGATTCCGGCAGCGTCGCCTCGCCCAACCGCGAGACCGAGGCGATGGCCGACGGCTCCGACGCCGTCTCCGACTGGCCGCTGCTCAACGCCCTGCTCAACACCGCCAGCGGCGCCACCTGGGTCTCGCTGCACCACGGCGGTGGCGTCGGCATGGGCTTTTCCCAGCACGCCGGCATGGTCATCGTCTGCGACGGCACCGAGGCGGCCGCCAAGCGCATCGCCCGCGTGCTGTGGAACGACCCGGCCAGCGGGGTGATGCGGCATGCCGATGCCGGATACGCCATCGCCATCGATTGCGCGAAGGAACAGGGGCTGGATCTGCCGGGGATTCTGGGCTGAGGCTGCCTGGCGAGGATCCCGCTTTTCCCCAAACGGCAGCTCGCATCAAGAGCATTCAGTACTGTGATCGAATGTACGAATTTTCGCCAACTGCGATCTATGGTGCCGCGCCGGATCGCTGAACTGCTGTCGTACGCTCGATTGACACCCTGCCGCCAACTGCAGTATTTCTGCCTGCACAGGCGAAGGGGAACGCTGGCCAGATCGCTTACGGACATGGAGTCGCGATGCACCCCTTACAGATCAACCGACACGCTGGCCCTCGATCCGTCCAGGCCGCCCGCGTTGACGCAGTCCGCCGCCAAAGCGTTTGCCATGCCAGCAGATTTCTACGCCTTTCGGCCTCGCGCGCACTGCTGGCACTTGCCGTCACGACCTTGACCGCTTGTGCCGGCGCCAGTCCCACATCGACATCAGGGGATACCGCCATGCCCGCCTCAACTGCCACCGCGTCGCACGCCGGCGCCAAGGAACCTCCCATGACCGCCACGGACGCCGCTCCCGCCCCTACCGCCTCGGCCGAGGACATCGGCAACCGTATCCTGCGGTTGATCGACAGCATGCGGTCGCAGGCAGATCTAAGCCCAGCCAACGTCCAGCAAGTGACCGGCATCAAGGTCGAGATTGATCCGAACGATGCCCTCAACTGGGGATTCGGTGGCGCTGTCGATGCGCAATGGACCTATGGTCTGAGCAGCATGAAATCTCCCGATGGGAAAGCCGTGGACGGGCTGCTGTTTTCCTTCGAACCAGCGCAAGGCCAAGCTGGTGACAATCCAGCGCCAGTCTGTACCCCTGATCTTGATTATTACCGTAAGTCCCTGGAACAGAGAGGCTTTTCCGCCAAGCCACTACATGGCCGCTTCGGTGTTGTAGACCGCTGGCTCTTCGAGCGTGATGGCGTGTCTATTGGCGCATCGCTGCGCCGAAACCCCAAGTCACGTGAACGCCTGGCGTGCGTGCACCAGTTGATTATCAACGCCCGCTGAGGGACCGGTCATGAGCGACAGAGAAGAGAAGCTCGAACGCATGCTCTCGGCTTTCGAGCGTGATTGGGCTCCGTCGGCATCCAATCTACGCACGATGCTGGAGGCCAACCCAGCGCTGCGCACGCGGATGCTGGATGCAGCGGAGACGGACCGATTGCTCAGTTTCAAAGGCGTCGATCCTACTGACCGTAGCCAGGGAATGTTAGGCGGCTATAACCCAAACGATGGCAGCCTTGCTCTGCCGATGGATTTGTTGGGAAACGCGCCGCGTAACAGGGCAAACGCCGGTACTGTCCTAATGACGATAGGCCATGAAGTAGAGCACGCAGTCCACCGCGACGACATCCGCACCACAAATCAACACTTTGCAACCGGCGTGCAACGCATAGCGGAGAGCCCAGGCCCTCATGACTACACCGCGCTGTTGGGCCAACGTGGAAACGAGCAGCGGTTGCGTGAAGCCAACGACGAGATAGCCGGCATCAACACTCTTGCCGCGCAGGTGCGTACGGCCAACCCCAATGCTGGCCTGAAAGATCTCTTCGATGCAGCCCCCGTAGATATGGCGCAATACATCGATGTTGCGGGCACGCCACCAAGACAAACCTATACGCCACGCGAAGGCCTGAGCTTCGGCCAGGACCTGCGCGTCGAGCCCAATGCGGCCAACCTGGAGGCGATGGGCAAGCTGTTCTACGACGCCAATCACTACCCCGCAAATTATGGCAGTCGCGCGCTGTACCAGATCGAGCAGGCCGAGGCCGCAGCGGCCTCCCGCCGCCCCGCTGGCGAGCCCGCGCCGGAGGTGCGCGTGGACATGAAGGCGCTGGGGCTGGATCAGGCACGGGCCAACGGCGACGTCTATTTCCCAACCGGCTTCACCGACACCAGCGCACCGCGCCTGGGGCCGCCGGCACCGACCGACCCGGCCATGCCGGATGCAAGCGCGTCCAGGCCGCAGGCGGCCTGGAGCCATCCGCTTTACCAGCAGGCGCTGGCCGGGCTGGAGCAATTACCGGCCGAGCACGCCATCGTCGACCGTGGCGCACGCCATCGCACCGCCGGTGCCATGGCGGCACAAGCGCAGGCCGATGGCCTGCAGCGTATCGATGCCGTGCTCGGCAGTCACGACGGGCAACGCTTGTTCTCCGTACAGGGCCAGGTCGGCGCGCCGGATGCCTGGCGCAGTCATGTCGATCGCACGACCGCGCAGCAACAGCCGCTGGAGGCCAGCGCCAGCCAGTTGCAACAGGAAAGTGCACGCGCGGCTACGCAGGAACAGGAAGCACAGCGTACGCCTGTAATGCGGTGATGGGATCGGCGCGATCCCCGCAAGATGCCACGCGCTCCGCGCAGGGCGAGAAATTCGGCGTGCATGCCGGCGCGCACTGGCGGTTCGTTCGAGTGAGGTCGAACGCATCGGGAATCGAGCCAGCTGGCGCGTAGTCGGAACGGCGTCACGCATTACGACAATCGGGCTCAAGATCGTCGAGCCAGCGCCGACAAAAGATGCAACGTTTCGAGGAGCCTTCATGGGCATCCTGATCTACCTGACTCCCGCCGTCGTGCTCTGGGCGATCACCGCCACCGTTCTCGCCTGGGTCTTCTTTGGCCGCTGGCGCCGCGAGCAACGGCAACAGGAGAGCGTGCAGGACAGCCTCGCCCGCCACCAGGCCGCGCTGTCGCAGATGAAGGCGCGTGCGGCCGCCAGCGCGCGCGAGTTCGAGGCGCTGCAGCAGGCCTATGCCGGCCTGCGACAGACGCTGGAACTGCAGACGCAGGAACCGCTGCCGGCGCAGGAGATCGTGGAGCGGCCACCGGTGCCGATCCTGGTGATGGAGCGCCTGGACATTTCCGCAGAGATCGGCACGCTGCTCGCGCACGTGGCGCGGGTGGCCAGGAGCATCCGCCGCTACAGCGCCTACAGCCGCGGCCACAACGCGCCGGAGCTGAGCAGCGCGCGCTACGACCTGCATTGGCTGTCCGACTGCCTGCACAGCCTGGACCAGATCGGCCACGCCTTGGCCAGGGGCAACGTGGATACCCTGACCGCGGCCTGCACCGAGCTGCTGTCGATGTACGAGCAATACCTGAAGGACGGATCCGGCTACAACAGCCGCGACACCTTCCAGCGCCTGAGCAGCCACGTCCCGCTCGCCGACGTGACCGACGCCATCCGCTCGATCGCGGCCAAGGCCTCGCTGGCGCGGCAGGCGCAGACGCAGACGCAGGCCGGCGGACAGGTGCACGCGGCGCCGGTCGCCTGAAGCACCGCCATCGGGCGAGCTGGCGTGTCTGGCCCCCGCGTTGACCGGACCGGTCGCGCGTGCTGTGATGCGTCCCGGTCAGGGCGGGAGCGGCAGCATGGCGGACATCACGGCGGCCTTCGAAAAAGCGGCCAAGGACATCAAGCAGCGCGAAGAGCGTCCCGACAACGACACCTTGCTGCGCCTGTACGCGCTGTACAAACAGGGCGCGGAAGGCGACGTCGCCGGCGCCAAGCCCGGTTTCTTCGACTTCGTCGGCACCGCCAAGTACGAGGCCTGGGCCAAGCTCAAGGGCCTGCCGCAGGCCGAGGCGCAGAAGAAGTACGTGGACCTGGTGAAGAAGCTGCTGGCCTGATGGCACGCGACACCCGCCGGCGCATCCTCGACACGGCCCTGGCGATGTTCAACGCGCAGGGCGAGCCGCACGTCACCACCAACCATATCGCCGACGAGCTGGAGATCAGCCCCGGCAATCTGTACTACCACTTCCGCAACAAGGACGACATCATCGAGCACCTGTTCGCGCGCTACGAGGAGCGCATGGACGCGGCGCTGCAGTTGCCGAGCGCGCGCCTGCCCGGGCTGGAGGACATCTGGCTGCAACTGCACCTGGTGTTCGAGTGCATCTGGGACTACCGCTTCCTGTACCGCGACCTGATCGAGATCCTCAGCCGCAGCCGGCGCCTGCGCCTGCGCTTCGCGCGCATCCTGCGCCGCGCCGACGACAGCACCCAGGCGGTGTTCCAGGGACTGGCGCAGGCCGGGGCGCTGCGCGCCACCACGCAGGAACTGGGCGGCATCGCCACCAACGTGCTGGTGGTGGCCACGTTCTGGCTCAACTACGCCGCCGCGCGCGGCGAGAAGGACGAACAACTGGCGATCCGCCACGGCATCGTGCAGGTGATGCTGCTGATCAGCCCGTTCCTGCGCGAGGCCGAGCGCGCGCATCTGGCCACGCTGATGCAGGCCTATCTGGACTGAGGCAGCGGCGCATCGCCAGTGATGGCGCGCCCCAACGCTGCGCTGGAAGCGCCCCGCGACGAACCGGCCGATGCGTCCGCATAGCGGCGCAGGGCATTGCCACGACGCGGGAGTCCCACGCGCCGCGCGCACCGATTCGCCAAGCGCCGCCGGCATCGGCTAGGCTTGCCGCCCTGCCCTCGGCGCCGTCCCGGAAGCCCGCGTGAGAACCGTCGTCGCCACCCGCTACGTGACCCCGCTGCGCGAAGGCGGCTCGCTGCCCGCGGTGGTGGAGGCCGACGACGACGGCCTGTACGTGCTGAAGTTCCGCGGCGCCGGGCAAGGCCCGAAGGCGCTGATCGCCGAGCTGCTCGGCGGCGAACTAGCGCGCGCGCTCGGCCTGCCGATGCCGGAGCTGGTGTTCGCGCTGCTCGACCGCGAGTTCGCGCGCACCGAGCCGGATCCGGAGATCCAGGACCTGATCCGCGCCAGCGAAGGCCTGAACCTGGCGCTGGACTACCTGCCCGGCGCGATCAACTACGACCCGGCCGCGCTGCGCCCGGACCCGGCGCTGGCCTCGGCGATCGTCTGGTTCGACGCCTTCGTCACCAATGTCGATCGCACCGCGCGCAACACCAACCTGATGGTCTGGCACGGCAAGCTGATGCTGATCGACCACGGCGCGGCCCTGTATTTCCACCACGACTGGGAGCACGCCGGCAGCGCCTGCGCCTCGCCGTTCGCGCGCATCCGCGACCATGTGCTGCTGCCCTACGCCAGCGCCATCGCCCAGGCCGACGCGGAATTGGCGCCGCGGCTGACCGATGCGGTCATCGACGCGATCGTGGCGCAGATCCCGGATGCCTGGCTGCAGGCCGAAGCCGGCTTCGCCAGCGTGGACACGCATCGCCAGGCCTATGCCGATTACCTCAAGCAGCGGCTGGCGCGGCGCGCCGGGTTCGTCGAGGAGGCGCTCCGTGCCCACGCTGCACACGTATGATTACGCGGTCATCCGCGTGGTGCCGCGGGTGGAGCGCGAGGAATTCGTCAACGTCGGGGTGATCGTGTCGTGCCCGACCTCCAAGCTGCTGCATGCGGCGATCGAACTGCAGCCGGCACGGCTGCTGGCGCTGGATCCGACCCTGGACATCGAACGCCTGCGCCCCTACCTGGACGCGATCCCGGCGATCTGCCGCGGCGACGCCGATGCCGGCCCGATCGCGCTGCTGCCGCCGCGCGCGCGCTTCCACTGGCTGACCGCGCGGCGCAGCTCCATCATCCAGATGTCCTCGGCGCACGTCGGCCGCACCACCCAGCCCGAGTACGTGGTCGAGCACCTGCTCGCGCGCATGGTGCGCACGCCGCGCTAGGGCATTCGGGCAGGCATGGTGTGCTTGTTGTGTTGTTGCTTGTTGTGGGAGCGACTTCAGTCGCGACGGGCGTTACCGATACAGCCCGTCGCGACTGAAGTCGCACACAAGGTGCCGTCGGTTTTGCCAAGGAGCATGCGCAGACCACGCCACGCCGCTTCTCGCAAAGCGGACAGGTGAGCCACTTCGAACCCGACGCAGCCGATTGCGGTCAGCGTGGTGCCATCCGCCACAACCGACGTTGAGAAAACGCAGCGCGTTACCCGATACCGCGTCCCCGGGCCGGCGCCGCCGCTACCGCGAACGCGCGCTGCGCTTGGCCGCGCTGCGCGGACGCCGCGCCGCAGCGGCGGTCTTCTTCGCCGTGCGCTTGCCGGGCGTGGTCGCCGCCGGACGCTTGCGCGGCGTGGCACGCGGCTTGGGCTGCAGGCCGAGCTTGACCAGCACCGGCTGCAAGCGCGCCTCGACCTCGGCGCTCAGCGGCTGCACCTGGCCGCGCAGCGCCGCGGCGCCTTCGCGCACGCTGGCTTCGGCGTCGTCGGCCAACTGCGCCACCAGCGCCTTCAAGGTGTTCGCGCCGCTGGCGGCATCGGCCGCGGCCGCCAGCGCGCGCTTGCGGGTCAGCGACAGCAGGCCCAGGCCGGCCAGCCACAGGTGCCGCGGCGCCAGAGTCTCGGGCCGGGGTGCGGAGGTGGAACGCTTCTTGGTCGCCATCGCGGGTCTCCCTGGATGCCGGCAGCGGCATCGATGCGACGCATGCTGGCGGCAGCGGCTTGAGCAAACACACTATCCGCAGTGCAGCTTGCCAGGCCGCCATGGCGGCGCCATGCTCGCTGCGAACTCCAGGGAGGCCAGGCATGGCAGCAAAACCGACCGCATGGGCGCCGTTTCCGCACGACGCCAAGGCCTACGCCTATCCGGGCGAAGCGCTGAAGAAAGCCTGGCCCAAGCTGCACGCCGGCGACCGCGAGCCGTACCCGGACCCGGCGCGCGCGCAGGCGCTGCTCGCCGCCGCCGGCAAGGCCGGCAAGGGTCACGATGCGCCGACGCTGTCGGCGGCATTGATCGAGGCCTGGCGCAGCTTCCACCAGGGCCAGTTCCAGCAGGCGTACACCGCCGGACAGGCGCTGGGCGTGTTCGGCGCCTCGGTCGCGGTCAAGGCGCTCGGCATCCACGCCAATTATCTGGTCGACGACGACAAGGAAAAGCTGCAGCGCCTGCAGCAGGCCGCGACGCTGGCCGAGGCGGCGATCGCCGCGCTGCCGGACGAGGCCAACAGCCACTATCGCCATGCCTTCGCGCTGGGCCGCTACAGCCAGGGGCTGAGCATCGTCAAGGCGCTCAAGCAAGGCATCGCCGGCAAGCTGCGGCAATCGCTGGAGACCGCGCTGGAACTGGAACCCAGGCATGCCGAGGCGCACATGGCGCTGGCGCTGTACCACGCCGAGATCATCGGCAAGGTCGGCGCGATGATCGGCGGACTCACCTACGGCGCCAAGGCCGCGACCGCCGAGCAGCACATCCAGCAGGCGCTGAAGCTGACCCCGGATGCGCCGATCGCGCATGTCGAATCCGCCAACGTGCTGTTGCTGCTGCATGGCGACAAGCGCGAGGACGCGGCCGCCGGCGCATTCGAGAAAGCGGCCAAGCTCAAGCCGCGCGATGCGATGGAAGCGCTGGACGCGGCGTTCGCGCGCGAGCAGCTGGCATAGCTGCACCGCAGGCCCCTTCTCCCATCGGGACCATGGCCCCCTTTAAGGCGGCCTGCTGGCCTTCCCCCACGCGCTGGCGATCAGCGCCGGGCCGGCGGCGCGGGTCAACTGCATCAGCCCGGGCTGGATCGCCACCGATGCCTGGCGCAAGCCCAGCGCGCGGCGCAGGCCGGCGCTGTCGCGGCAGGACCATGCGCAGCATCCGGCCGGCCGGGTCGGCACACCGCAGGACATCGGCGCGCTGGCGGCTTCGTCACCGGCCAGGATTTCGTCGTCGATGGCGGCATGCGCCGCAGGATGCAGTCCGCGTAATGGCAGCGGCGCCGCAAATCCGATCCGTTTTTTGTAGGAGCTCCTACAGGGTGTCCACCAGCGGCTGCAGCTGCGGATCCAGCGCCACGCGTTCGTCGAACACGAAGCAGCGGCCGTCGTAGCCGTCGCCGCCTACCGCGTCGAAGTAGCCGAGGATGCCGCCGTCCAGCTGCAGCACGTTGTCCATGCCGTCGGCGCGCATCCACAGCGCCGCCTTCTCGCAGCGGATGCCGCCGGTGCAGAAGCCGACCACGGTGGCGTCGGCCAGGTCGGCGCGATGCGGCGCCAGCGCCGCGGGCAGCTCGGTGAACTTGACGATCGGCAGGGTCAGCGCGCCGGCAAAGGTGCCGTACTCCACTTCCTGCGCGTTGCGCGTATCCAGCAGCACCACGCGGCGGCCGGCGTCGTCGTGGCCCTGGCGCAGCCAGCGCTGCAGCGTCGCCGGCGCCAGCGCCGGGGCGCGTTCGGCGCCCAGCGGCGAGGCGGCGGCGCGGCGGAAACTGATGATCTCCGGCTTGACCTTGGT
Protein-coding regions in this window:
- a CDS encoding acyl-CoA-binding protein, whose amino-acid sequence is MADITAAFEKAAKDIKQREERPDNDTLLRLYALYKQGAEGDVAGAKPGFFDFVGTAKYEAWAKLKGLPQAEAQKKYVDLVKKLLA
- a CDS encoding sulfurtransferase, whose amino-acid sequence is MIANTAAYHFVAIVDPDALAAQLQAWAQAGALRGTLLVAGEGINLFLAGAPAAIDDFYAQLRADPRFADLRVRTSASAQQPFARLKTKVKPEIISFRRAAASPLGAERAPALAPATLQRWLRQGHDDAGRRVVLLDTRNAQEVEYGTFAGALTLPIVKFTELPAALAPHRADLADATVVGFCTGGIRCEKAALWMRADGMDNVLQLDGGILGYFDAVGGDGYDGRCFVFDERVALDPQLQPLVDTL
- a CDS encoding TetR/AcrR family transcriptional regulator, whose protein sequence is MARDTRRRILDTALAMFNAQGEPHVTTNHIADELEISPGNLYYHFRNKDDIIEHLFARYEERMDAALQLPSARLPGLEDIWLQLHLVFECIWDYRFLYRDLIEILSRSRRLRLRFARILRRADDSTQAVFQGLAQAGALRATTQELGGIATNVLVVATFWLNYAAARGEKDEQLAIRHGIVQVMLLISPFLREAERAHLATLMQAYLD
- a CDS encoding HipA family kinase yields the protein MRTVVATRYVTPLREGGSLPAVVEADDDGLYVLKFRGAGQGPKALIAELLGGELARALGLPMPELVFALLDREFARTEPDPEIQDLIRASEGLNLALDYLPGAINYDPAALRPDPALASAIVWFDAFVTNVDRTARNTNLMVWHGKLMLIDHGAALYFHHDWEHAGSACASPFARIRDHVLLPYASAIAQADAELAPRLTDAVIDAIVAQIPDAWLQAEAGFASVDTHRQAYADYLKQRLARRAGFVEEALRAHAAHV
- the hutG gene encoding N-formylglutamate deformylase codes for the protein MTSLPDWLSVHRGDAPLIVSFPHTGTELPEALADRFVSSWLARRDADWWVHELYAFAHDMGATTLRSAVSRSVIDLNRDPSGVSLYPGQNSTGLCPLTTFDNQPLYRDGAGPDAAEIARRRDTWFAPYHAALAAEIARLRAIHGTVVVYDAHSIRSQIPHLFDGELPQFNIGSAGPSGAPDSSCDNALTDAVETLCATSGMRHVRNGRFKGGYITRHYSDIPGGVHTLQMELACRGYMHEPECVDERTWPTPLDPDHAAPLRHTLQQVLASCLEFAYSRSAA
- a CDS encoding DUF3037 domain-containing protein; this translates as MPTLHTYDYAVIRVVPRVEREEFVNVGVIVSCPTSKLLHAAIELQPARLLALDPTLDIERLRPYLDAIPAICRGDADAGPIALLPPRARFHWLTARRSSIIQMSSAHVGRTTQPEYVVEHLLARMVRTPR
- the hutU gene encoding urocanate hydratase; translation: MTRLDPTRTIQAPTGSTLSCKSWLTEAPLRMLMNNLDPDVAERPQELVVYGGIGRAARDWESFDAIVAALTRLDDDQTLLVQSGKPVGVFRTHADAPRVLIANSNLVPRWATWDHFNELDRKGLAMYGQMTAGSWIYIGAQGIVQGTYETFVEMGRQHYAGSLAGKWLFTGGLGGMGGAQPLAAVMAGASCLAVECRKSSIDMRLRTGYLDTWTDDLDEALHLIEESCTAKKPLSVGLLGNVADVLDELLVRGVKPDLLTDQTSAHDPVNGYLPQGWTVEEWDAKRVSAPKTVEAAARDSMANHIRAMLAFHALGVPTVDYGNNLRQMALEEGVENAFDFPGFVPAYIRPLFCRGIGPFRWAALSGDPEDIARTDAKVKELIPDNPHLHRWLDMAAEKIKFQGLPARICWVGLGDRDRLGLAFNEMVANGELKAPVVIGRDHLDSGSVASPNRETEAMADGSDAVSDWPLLNALLNTASGATWVSLHHGGGVGMGFSQHAGMVIVCDGTEAAAKRIARVLWNDPASGVMRHADAGYAIAIDCAKEQGLDLPGILG
- a CDS encoding XVIPCD domain-containing protein; the protein is MSDREEKLERMLSAFERDWAPSASNLRTMLEANPALRTRMLDAAETDRLLSFKGVDPTDRSQGMLGGYNPNDGSLALPMDLLGNAPRNRANAGTVLMTIGHEVEHAVHRDDIRTTNQHFATGVQRIAESPGPHDYTALLGQRGNEQRLREANDEIAGINTLAAQVRTANPNAGLKDLFDAAPVDMAQYIDVAGTPPRQTYTPREGLSFGQDLRVEPNAANLEAMGKLFYDANHYPANYGSRALYQIEQAEAAAASRRPAGEPAPEVRVDMKALGLDQARANGDVYFPTGFTDTSAPRLGPPAPTDPAMPDASASRPQAAWSHPLYQQALAGLEQLPAEHAIVDRGARHRTAGAMAAQAQADGLQRIDAVLGSHDGQRLFSVQGQVGAPDAWRSHVDRTTAQQQPLEASASQLQQESARAATQEQEAQRTPVMR